From Magnolia sinica isolate HGM2019 chromosome 13, MsV1, whole genome shotgun sequence, one genomic window encodes:
- the LOC131222420 gene encoding protein HEAT INTOLERANT 4-like isoform X2 yields MQCSGIHRSIGVHISKEFVSEKIKDEVLVKDQKDAFKDFIKEKVREAKKAQWEAREARKKAVEEMDEETKAAYENMRFYKFYLVQTPDASDLSQVKVRLHY; encoded by the exons ATGCAGTGTTCTGGAATCCACAGAAGTATAGGAGTACACATTTCAAAG GAGTTTGTAAGTGAGAAAATTAAGGATGAGGTATTGGTAAAAGATCAGAAAGATGCCTTCAAG GATTTCATCAAAGAAAAAGTCAGGGAAGCAAAGAAAGCACAATGGGAG GCAAGGGAAGCTCGCAAAAAGGCCGTTGAAGAAATGGATGAGGAAACGAAAGCTGCATATGAGAACATGAGGTTTTACAAGTTCTATCTAGTGCAGACACCGGATGCATCTGACTTATCCCAAGTGAAGGTGAGGCTTCATTACTAG
- the LOC131222420 gene encoding uncharacterized protein LOC131222420 isoform X1 — protein sequence MQCSGIHRSIGVHISKEFVSEKIKDEVLVKDQKDAFKVFLCDLGVCSFCSFHVLLPTIENIICFCRISSKKKSGKQRKHNGRQGKLAKRPLKKWMRKRKLHMRT from the exons ATGCAGTGTTCTGGAATCCACAGAAGTATAGGAGTACACATTTCAAAG GAGTTTGTAAGTGAGAAAATTAAGGATGAGGTATTGGTAAAAGATCAGAAAGATGCCTTCAAGGTATTTCTATGCGATTTAGGAGTGTGTTCCTTCTGTTCCTTCCATGTCTTGTTACCAACTATAGAAAACATAATCTGTTTCTGCAGGATTTCATCAAAGAAAAAGTCAGGGAAGCAAAGAAAGCACAATGGGAG GCAAGGGAAGCTCGCAAAAAGGCCGTTGAAGAAATGGATGAGGAAACGAAAGCTGCATATGAGAACATGA